Proteins found in one Syngnathus acus chromosome 9, fSynAcu1.2, whole genome shotgun sequence genomic segment:
- the sprb gene encoding sepiapterin reductase b gives MSGVLHANGTTLGRCMCIITGASKGFGRALANLVADYLKPGSVLLLVARSTLLLQQLKDELLQNLKDIQDVAIYCTAADLGTKDGVEITVDMARQQSLKEIDHVLLINNAASLGDISPFENFTDLDRVNSYLAFNISSVLALTAGVLQAFPPRAGLRWSVVNCTSTFAVQPLPSWVLYCTAKAAREMMFRVLAAENPNVKVLSYSPGPMDTEMQEDIRRLTGIQCHLHPCHESATKLMRLLLDNDFATGSQIDFFQL, from the exons ATGTCTGGAGTTCTTCACGCAAATGGAACCACTTTGGGAAGGTGCATGTGCATCATCACAGGAGCTTCCAAAGGATTCGGACGGGCACTTGCGAACCTT GTGGCAGACTACCTCAAGCCGggttccgtgttgctgctggtgGCTCGCTCCACGCTTTTGCTCCAGCAGTTGAAGGATGAACTGCTGCAAAACCTCAAGGACATCCAGGATGTGGCCATTTACTGTACGGCAGCAGATCTGGGCACAAAAGATGGCGTGGAAATCACCGTGGACATGGCAAGACAGCAGAGTCTCAAAGAAATAGACCACGTGCTTCTTATCAATAACGCCG CCTCATTGGGTGACATCTCCCCGTTTGAGAACTTCACTGACCTCGACCGGGTCAATTCCTACCTGGCCTTCAACATTAGCTCCGTGCTGGCGCTGACCGCGGGAGTGTTGCAGGCCTTTCCACCGCGAGCTGGACTGCGATGGAGCGTGGTCAACTGCACCTCAACCTTTGCTGTGCAGCCGCTGCCCTCCTGGGTGCTCTACTGCACCGCCAAAGCAGCCAGGGAGATGATGTTCAGGGTGCTGGCAGCTGAGAATCCCAACGTCAAAGTGCTCAGCTACTCGCCAG GGCCAATGGACACAGAGATGCAGGAGGATATTCGAAGATTGACCGGCATCCAGTGTCATCTGCACCCATGTCATGAATCTGCAACCAAGCTAATGAGACTTCTTTTAGACAATGATTTTGCCACAGGGTCACAAATTGACTTCTTTCAATTGTAA
- the LOC119127091 gene encoding fatty acid-binding protein, liver-type-like, with the protein MSFSGKYELESQENFEPFMKAIGLPDDLIQKGKDVKSISEIEENGNNFKVTVTTGTKVLVNSFTIGQEADLETITGEKVKAVVQREGNTLKVALKGIESVTRLEGETIVNTMTIGDIVYKRTSKRV; encoded by the exons ATGTCTTTCTCTGGAAAGTACGAGCTTGAGTCTCAGGAGAACTTTGAGCCTTTCATGAAGGCCATTG GTCTTCCTGATGACCTCATCCAGAAAGGAAAAGATGTCAAGAGTATCTCTGAAATCGAGGAGAACGGCAACAATTTTAAGGTGACGGTCACAACCGGCACAAAGGTCCTCGTCAACTCTTTCACCATCGGACAGGAGGCTGACCTGGAGACTATCACTGGCGAGAAGGTCAAG GCGGTGGTTCAGCGTGAAGGCAACACACTGAAAGTTGCCCTGAAAGGAATTGAGTCAGTCACGCGGCTGGAAGGCGAAACAATTGTCAAT ACGATGACGATTGGTGACATTGTATACAAGAGGACAAGCAAACGCGTTTAA
- the smyd1b gene encoding histone-lysine N-methyltransferase SMYD1b isoform X2: protein MENITIFDSPGKGRGLKANKEFWAGDVIFSEPSLAAVVFDSLAERICHSCFRRQDKLQRCGQCKFSHYCDRTCQRAGWAEHKQECSAIKNFGKAPNENIRLVARIMWRLDKEGDVVSDTQLTTLDQLEDHIEDMPEDDLKEFKVDVHNFLDYWPRNCKQHTSEVISHVFGLINCNGFTVSDQRGLQAVGVGLFPNLCLVNHDCWPNCSVILNHGKIELRSLGKIAEGEELTVSYVDFINVSEERRRLLKTQYFFDCTCHHCKKRIKDDLKMGGREQDGVKPSEEQVKESTDYCYQMLDKMDQARLKGDYHEVVKICKECIEKTEPILADTHIYLLRMWSTMSEVQAYLQYFEEAAEYARKMVEGYTKLYHPNNPTLGMAAMRAGVTHWQAGLIEVGHGMICKAYAILMVTHGPMHPITKDLESMRVQTEMELRMFKQNEYVYHSMREAALKNKPMTMMHEPKSMEEGVKNLFHRRK from the exons ATGGAGAATATAACAATATTTGACTCACCtggaaaggggaggggcttGAAAGCTAACAAGGAATTTTGGGCCGGGGACGTTATTTTTTCCGAGCCCAGCCTCGCAGCTGTTGTCTTTGACAG TCTTGCAGAGCGCATCTGCCACAGCTGTTTCCGCAGACAAGACAAACTGCAGCGATGCGGCCAATGCAAGTTCTCTCACTACTGCGACCGTACTTGCCAGCGGGCCGGCTGGGCCGAACACAAGCAAGAATGTTCCGCCATCAAAAACTTCGGCAAAGCGCCCAACGAGAACATCCG CTTGGTAGCTCGCATCATGTGGCGTCTGGACAAAGAGGGCGACGTGGTGTCCGACACGCAGCTGACCACGCTGGACCAGCTGGAGGACCACATCGAAGACATGCCAGAAGACGATCTGAAGGAGTTCAAAGTGGATGTCCACAATTTCCTGGACTACTGGCCTCGTAATTGCAAGCAGCACACTAGCGAAGTCATCTCGCATGTTTTTGGATTG ATTAACTGTAACGGCTTCACTGTGAGCGACCAGCGGGGCCTTCAGGCCGTGGGGGTGGGCCTGTTCCCCAATTTATGCCTGGTCAATCACGATTGCTGGCCCAACTGCAGTGTCATCCTCAACCACGGCAA GATTGAGCTGCGCTCGTTGGGGAAGATCGCAGAGGGCGAGGAGCTGACCGTCTCCTACGTGGACTTCATCAACGTGTCGGAGGAGAGACGGAGGCTACTGAAGACGCAGTACTTCTTTGATTGCACGTGCCACCACTGCAAGAAGCGCATCAAAGATGACCTGAAGATGGGAGGCAGGGAACAGGATGGCGTCAAG CCGTCAGAGGAGCAAGTGAAAGAATCCACAGATTACTGTTATCAGATGCTGGACAAGATGGATCAGGCCCGATTAAAGGGCGACTATCACGAG GTGGTGAAGATCTGCAAGGAGTGCATAGAGAAGACGGAGCCCATCCTGGCCGACACGCACATTTACCTCCTGAGGATGTGGAGCACCATGAGCGAGGTGCAGGCCTACCTGCAGTACTTTGAGGAAGCTGCCGAATACGCACGCAAAATGGTGGAAGGCTACAC GAAGCTGTACCACCCCAATAACCCGACCCTCGGTATGGCGGCCATGCGAGCGGGAGTCACCCACTGGCAAGCCGGCCTGATCGAGGTGGGCCACGGGATGATCTGCAAGGCCTACGCCATTCTCATGGTCACGCACGGCCCCATGCATCCCATCACCAAGGACTTGGAG TCAATGCGCGTGCAGACTGAGATGGAACTGAGGATGTTCAAGCAGAACGAGTACGTCTACCACAGCATGAGAGAGGCAGCGCTGAAGAACAAACCCATGACCATGATGCATGAACCCAAGTCCATGGAGGAAGGGGTCAAGAATCTTTTCCAcaggagaaaataa
- the LOC119127618 gene encoding isotocin-neurophysin IT 1-like, translating into MSGATVSMCLYFLLSVCSACYISNCPIGGKRSIMDAPLRKCMSCGPGDRGRCFGPNICCGDGFGCLLGSPESAHCLEESYLLTPCQAGGRSCGSEGGRCAASGLCCDAESCSADQSCLTDEEADDQLGQYDGGDTGDIIVRLLHLAARATPHRLGQ; encoded by the exons ATGAGCGGAGCAACCGTGTCCATGTGCCTGTATTTCCTCCTGTCTGTATGCTCGGCGTGCTACATCTCCAACTGTCCCATTGGCGGGAAACGTTCCATCATGGATGCCCCTCTGCGCAAG tgCATGTCATGCGGTCCCGGGGACAGGGGCCGCTGCTTCGGCCCCAACATCTGTTGCGGTGATGGCTTCGGTTGTCTGCTGGGCTCCCCGGAATCTGCCCACTGCCTGGAGGAGAGCTACCTGCTCACCCCCTGCCAGGCTGGAGGGAGATCCTGCGGATCTGAAGGTGGCCGCTGCGCCGCTTCGGGTCTCTGTTGTGATGCAG AGAGCTGCAGCGCAGACCAGTCGTGTCTCACGGATGAGGAGGCGGATGATCAATTGGGCCAATACGATGGCGGTGACACCGGTGACATCATCGTGAGGCTCCTTCATCTGGCCGCTCGTGCAACTCCTCATCGACTCGGTCAGTGA
- the smyd1b gene encoding histone-lysine N-methyltransferase SMYD1b isoform X1: MENITIFDSPGKGRGLKANKEFWAGDVIFSEPSLAAVVFDSLAERICHSCFRRQDKLQRCGQCKFSHYCDRTCQRAGWAEHKQECSAIKNFGKAPNENIRLVARIMWRLDKEGDVVSDTQLTTLDQLEDHIEDMPEDDLKEFKVDVHNFLDYWPRNCKQHTSEVISHVFGLINCNGFTVSDQRGLQAVGVGLFPNLCLVNHDCWPNCSVILNHGNQSAVNTLYHSQRRIELRSLGKIAEGEELTVSYVDFINVSEERRRLLKTQYFFDCTCHHCKKRIKDDLKMGGREQDGVKPSEEQVKESTDYCYQMLDKMDQARLKGDYHEVVKICKECIEKTEPILADTHIYLLRMWSTMSEVQAYLQYFEEAAEYARKMVEGYTKLYHPNNPTLGMAAMRAGVTHWQAGLIEVGHGMICKAYAILMVTHGPMHPITKDLESMRVQTEMELRMFKQNEYVYHSMREAALKNKPMTMMHEPKSMEEGVKNLFHRRK, translated from the exons ATGGAGAATATAACAATATTTGACTCACCtggaaaggggaggggcttGAAAGCTAACAAGGAATTTTGGGCCGGGGACGTTATTTTTTCCGAGCCCAGCCTCGCAGCTGTTGTCTTTGACAG TCTTGCAGAGCGCATCTGCCACAGCTGTTTCCGCAGACAAGACAAACTGCAGCGATGCGGCCAATGCAAGTTCTCTCACTACTGCGACCGTACTTGCCAGCGGGCCGGCTGGGCCGAACACAAGCAAGAATGTTCCGCCATCAAAAACTTCGGCAAAGCGCCCAACGAGAACATCCG CTTGGTAGCTCGCATCATGTGGCGTCTGGACAAAGAGGGCGACGTGGTGTCCGACACGCAGCTGACCACGCTGGACCAGCTGGAGGACCACATCGAAGACATGCCAGAAGACGATCTGAAGGAGTTCAAAGTGGATGTCCACAATTTCCTGGACTACTGGCCTCGTAATTGCAAGCAGCACACTAGCGAAGTCATCTCGCATGTTTTTGGATTG ATTAACTGTAACGGCTTCACTGTGAGCGACCAGCGGGGCCTTCAGGCCGTGGGGGTGGGCCTGTTCCCCAATTTATGCCTGGTCAATCACGATTGCTGGCCCAACTGCAGTGTCATCCTCAACCACGGCAA TCAGTCAGCTGTGAATACTTTGTATCATTCTCAACGGAG GATTGAGCTGCGCTCGTTGGGGAAGATCGCAGAGGGCGAGGAGCTGACCGTCTCCTACGTGGACTTCATCAACGTGTCGGAGGAGAGACGGAGGCTACTGAAGACGCAGTACTTCTTTGATTGCACGTGCCACCACTGCAAGAAGCGCATCAAAGATGACCTGAAGATGGGAGGCAGGGAACAGGATGGCGTCAAG CCGTCAGAGGAGCAAGTGAAAGAATCCACAGATTACTGTTATCAGATGCTGGACAAGATGGATCAGGCCCGATTAAAGGGCGACTATCACGAG GTGGTGAAGATCTGCAAGGAGTGCATAGAGAAGACGGAGCCCATCCTGGCCGACACGCACATTTACCTCCTGAGGATGTGGAGCACCATGAGCGAGGTGCAGGCCTACCTGCAGTACTTTGAGGAAGCTGCCGAATACGCACGCAAAATGGTGGAAGGCTACAC GAAGCTGTACCACCCCAATAACCCGACCCTCGGTATGGCGGCCATGCGAGCGGGAGTCACCCACTGGCAAGCCGGCCTGATCGAGGTGGGCCACGGGATGATCTGCAAGGCCTACGCCATTCTCATGGTCACGCACGGCCCCATGCATCCCATCACCAAGGACTTGGAG TCAATGCGCGTGCAGACTGAGATGGAACTGAGGATGTTCAAGCAGAACGAGTACGTCTACCACAGCATGAGAGAGGCAGCGCTGAAGAACAAACCCATGACCATGATGCATGAACCCAAGTCCATGGAGGAAGGGGTCAAGAATCTTTTCCAcaggagaaaataa
- the znf366 gene encoding zinc finger protein 366, producing the protein METIHLSPSPSPRFREDQHRFYMTPPSILINAPKCSPSTGERASTLQGPRDFPPMLSPSRTHKGASPKGKRTSFKMWSEGGEEEESSSAKAVPLSYLSSSHPILPSPTRPGMIELSRLQLHRRTAAIDAPVQVKREPLSPPPMWPRPPFLIHPSYFPPLHHSLIPYPFFMPGPVMPFPPREDVRPAHRDRDVPPRGGLSGKPTFNVHVDDSYYVDVGGEQKRWKCRMCDKSYTSKYNLVTHILGHKGIKPHGCHLCGKLFKQLSHLHTHLLTHQGMRPHKCQVCHKAFTQTSHLKRHMMQHSDVKPYSCNVCGRGFAYPSELRAHELKHEKGQDNVCVECGLDFPTLAQLKRHLTAHRGPTSYRCSDCQKTFQYPSQLQNHMMKHKDIRPYICSECGMEFIQSHHLKQHTLTHKGVKEHKCGICGREFTLLANMKRHVLIHTNVRAYQCPKCFKSFVQKQTLKAHMIVHSDIKPYKCKLCGKEFNRMHNLMGHMHLHSDSKPFKCLYCPSKFTLKGNLTRHMKVKHGVMDRGLDERLFRQRGHFCLTSPMNLLGRFNQKEPFDLSQKPPGLPGLPQSDGESVPGSSCQEEDEESLYRHSQYSPDEDLNEPSASVEVRGRGSPAGQRRFHATWKRIESCSRAAERSHRESSDHADESEQEEELDNVTRVQTDIVRESTGPSERKGKAKEDDEE; encoded by the exons ATGGAAACCATCCATTTGTCACCATCGCCAAGTCCTCGATTCAGAGAAGATCAGCACAGGTTCTATATGACCCCACCTTCCATCCTTATAAATGCCCCGAAATGTTCTCCATCCACTGGAGAGAGGGCTAGCACTCTGCAGGGTCCACGTGACTTCCCCCCCATGTTGAGCCCCAGTCGTACCCACaaaggagcctccccaaaAGGCAAACGGACTTCCTTCAAAATGTGGAGTGAGGGTGGTGAAGAGGAAGAAAGCAGCAGCGCCAAAGCGGTCCCCCTCTCCTATCTCTCTTCATCTCATCCCATCCTTCCCTCACCCACACGGCCCGGTATGATCGAGCTAAGCAGGCTGCAGCTTCATCGGCGGACCGCCGCCATCGATGCCCCAGTTCAGGTGAAACGGGAGCCTCTCAGTCCCCCTCCGATGTGGCCCCGACCTCCGTTCCTCATCCACCCGTCATACTTCCCACCTCTCCACCACAGCCTCATCCCGTATCCCTTTTTCATGCCCGGCCCCGTCATGCCCTTCCCGCCCAGGGAGGACGTCAGGCCGGCGCACCGCGATCGCGACGTCCCCCCTCGAGGCGGGCTGAGCGGGAAGCCCACGTTCAACGTTCACGTTGACGACAGCTACTACGTGGACGTGGGCGGCGAGCAGAAGCGGTGGAAGTGCCGAATGTGCGACAAGTCCTACACTTCCAAGTACAACCTGGTCACGCACATCCTGGGCCACAAGGGCATCAAGCCCCATGGCTGTCATCTGTGTGGGAAGTTATTCAAGCAGTTGAGCCATCTGCACACTCACCTGCTCACCCATCAGGGCATGAGGCCGCACAAGTGCCAGGTCTGCCACAAGGCCTTCACCCAGACTAGCCACTTGAAGAGGCACATGATGCAGCACAGCGACGTCAAGCCTTACAG CTGCAACGTGTGTGGCCGAGGCTTCGCCTACCCGAGTGAGCTTCGCGCTCACGAGTTGAAGCACGAGAAAGGCCAGGACAACGTATGCGTCGAATGCGGTCTGGACTTCCCCACACTGGCCCAGCTCAAGAGACACTTGACTGCCCACCGCGGCCCCACTTCATACAG GTGCTCTGACTGCCAGAAGACATTCCAGTACCCGAGTCAGCTGCAGAATCACATGATGAAGCACAAAGACATCCGTCCGTATATCTGCAGCGAGTGCGGGATGGAGTTCATCCAGTCGCACCACCTCAAGCAGCACACGCTTACCCACAAA GGCGTGAAGGAGCACAAGTGTGGCATCTGTGGCCGCGAGTTCACGCTGCTGGCCAACATGAAGCGCCACGTGCTCATCCACACCAACGTGAGGGCCTATCAATGCCCAAAGTGCTTCAAGAGCTTCGTGCAGAAGCAGACACTCAAGGCCCACATGATCGTCCACTCCGATATCAAGCCTTACAAGTGCAAG CTCTGCGGCAAGGAGTTCAACAGGATGCACAACCTCATGGGCCACATGCACCTCCACTCGGACAGCAAACCCTTTAAGTGTCTCTACTGTCCCAGCAAGTTCACGCTGAAGGGAAATCTCACTAGACATATGAAGGTGAAGCATGGTGTCATGGACAGAGGACTGGATGAAAGAT TGTTCCGACAGCGGGGGCACTTCTGCCTTACCTCTCCCATGAACCTCCTGGGCCGTTTCAACCAAAAAGAGCCCTTTGACCTTTCTCAGAAGCCCCCTGGCCTGCCAGGTCTTCCGCAGTCTGATGGCGAAAGCGTGCCCGGTAGCTCTTgccaggaggaggatgaggagagttTGTACAGACACAGTCAGTACAGCCCTGACGAGGATTTAAATGAGCCCTCGGCCAGTGTGGAGGTGAGAGGGCGGGGGTCTCCGGCTGGACAGAGACGCTTTCATGCAACCTGGAAACGGATTGAGTCGTGCTCTCGGGCGGCCGAGAGAAGTCACAGAGAATCGAGTGACCATGCTGATGAGTCGGAGCAGGAAGAGGAGCTTGACAATGTGACCAGAGTACAGACCGATATTGTTAGGGAATCGACAGGGCCGTcagaaaggaaaggaaaagcGAAGGAGGACGATGAAGAGTGA